A single window of Nocardia sp. NBC_01327 DNA harbors:
- a CDS encoding Asp23/Gls24 family envelope stress response protein — MTATATDKPKAETTTGKAPANSSSALQSEQGTTTIADIVVQKVAGLAARNVRGVHDLGGGTARAFGAIRDRIPGASASVGQGVSVEVGETQAAVDLEIVVEYGVAIAELAHSIRRNVISAIEQMTGLEVVEVNINVNDVYIPEDDDTPASGATRVQ; from the coding sequence CCGCTACCGCGACCGATAAGCCGAAGGCCGAGACCACCACCGGGAAGGCTCCGGCCAACTCGTCCAGCGCTCTGCAGAGTGAACAGGGCACGACCACCATCGCCGATATCGTGGTGCAGAAGGTCGCGGGCCTGGCCGCCCGCAATGTGCGCGGTGTGCACGATCTCGGCGGCGGCACGGCCCGCGCGTTCGGCGCCATCCGCGACCGCATCCCCGGCGCTTCCGCCAGTGTGGGACAGGGTGTTTCGGTGGAGGTGGGCGAGACCCAGGCGGCGGTCGATCTGGAGATCGTCGTCGAATACGGGGTCGCCATCGCCGAATTGGCGCATTCCATCCGCCGCAATGTGATCTCCGCGATCGAGCAGATGACCGGACTCGAGGTCGTCGAGGTCAATATCAATGTCAATGACGTCTACATCCCCGAGGACGATGACACCCCCGCCTCGGGAGCCACTCGCGTCCAGTAA